The Pyrus communis chromosome 14, drPyrComm1.1, whole genome shotgun sequence sequence CCTTGATCCAGCTAATAAAAGATCACGGCCGCTGGGTTGACCCTCCTGCGGAAGAGTAAAAGCCGGTAATTTCTGATCATCGCATATTGAAAGTAGAGGGTATTCAAGAgagagagttgtcccacattaTGTTGTATACTCAAGTAGCCACAGTTGAAAACAATAaacgatgacttgatctcaaaGAAAATGTGTTGCCTTATATATTGGCACGAGTTGACAACATTCACAAGAGGCCAAAAGTTGAAAATGCCCCGCACTTGCATACCAAATTTATCGTTggcatatttcttattttttttatacacactttatttatactaaaagtTTGTTTagatttgtttttaaaatgattgcaagcgttttttataaaaatgtttttagaaccaatctttagtaaaaatgcaagtaaattctgaaaaagcacttaaagtgcttcttggaagaagcgcataactggtgcttcttgcagaaagcactttaagtgcttttagaatccaaaagtttttttttttgttttaaatagcgctttcagtcatttcacCTGCTCTCCGGTTTTTATTGGTCCCACCCACACATTTTGTATGGTGCCTTAAAAGAGGTTCCTCCACTTATGAATATGTACGAGTTTGTAATTTACAAACTTTAATGTAAGAAGAAATTTCTCATTAGCTATGAGTGGTGGCCAAGCCATGTTCAAAGATGACCCAAAAGTGAAATTTACAGATGCATGGTAAGCAAAAAAGACGACCTTGTTTAGCATGAGGAGGTTTTTCATGACACGGATAGACCACCATGATATCCTGTCTCAGATTCAATGACAAGTCACAAAGTATAGCACTGGCAatattctctcttgtggaatttgctcccttttcatttttttaaaagtttattAGAATAATGACTTGTTATAAACTGATCGAGATCAAACATGGACAATATTCCGATCATATATTGGctaatcaaatattaaaaataatcacTTTAATCGATTTCCCTATTTAATTCTGGCCATAAGGAAGTTGTGGTCTTTGTGCATAGGAGAGTTTGTACTAGGGTTGGGCACGGTTCCTGGCCGATTCCACCCTCAAATTAGAACCGGAactgaaaaatataaattattcagTTCGATGCTATTCCACTTAAACTTTTTACTAAAATCATATAGTTCGATTTACAATGGTTCCGGTTCGATTTTGAGTGGTTCCGCCAATATAGAAGCTGAAACTGATATGAATGATTGGGTTCTGTTCTTGAACTTAAGTTGACGTTTTTTTTGTCTGAAcgattttttacaatttattttatcATGATTCAATTCGATTTTGCGATTCTGCAGTATTATGCCCATCCATAGCTTGTGCTCTCATTTAATCTTTAAACTTTAAAGATGCCGAAGCAAAAGTAAAAGCTACAAAAGCATAAAAAATGGAGAGAAGGTAGAAAGGAGGAATAAGTTCCAGTAGCCCAAGTATTcactttacaaaaaataaaataaaatcttttttttttttggcacaaAGTCGACATATCTACTTCGAAAAATAAAGATGCAATAAAACGAAACCAACAAAAAGAATAGATGTATAATTGATGACAAGTCACGATTATCTATCTTTTTTAAGAACTGAAAAAACTCACAGGGATacttcaatctcttcttgacCACAAATTTGGGTTTCAAACCAACAGCGGATTTCAAACCTGAGACctctagtttttagttttaaggaagCCTCATAATCTGTAGTTTGGACCAGCAGCTCCTAATTTAATTTACCATATTTATCATTCACCATTTATTTCTATCCTTCCTTGTTCACACTCTCCATTTATTCACAATCATCGCATTGCAATCAACGGGATAAATCAAATCATCGAATTATATATAATCTAAATCGCAATTAAAATGGCACGTAATCATCAAATCAGAAGAAAAACGAGTAACTCCAAATCTGTAAAtccaattattatattatttctaAAATAGAGAAGCAATACACGAATCACTGATATTTGACTAATCAAGTATCTTACccccaaaatttaaaaagaaaataataaaaataatctaCCTATCACCACTCCTCCGCCGCCGCGCCAAAAAATCAAGAATCGAATTGAATCACCATTTTTCACCGCCGTAGAAAACCCCAATTCAATCATATACTAAACATGCCcagaatttaaacaaaaaattacgaGAAATTAATACCAGAAAATTTAAGATTTAACAGTAACCTCTATAAGTAGAAGAGCTTCGCGTATGAAGACGATTGAGTGTTTCTTCAGAGAATCTCTCTCCTGGCGGCGTAACCGTACTGAGATCTACGGACGTTATCTTGACGCTTCTTGTACACGAATCCTCCCAGCCCTACCAAACTGACTCCGACGATGACTCCGAACGCGATCCCCGCCTTCTTTCCGGTGCTCATTCCTCCTTCGGAGGACTCCTCTCCGTCGCCGTCGGCGTTGATGTTATTGTGATTGATGTCACTAGGAACCGACGGAGCCGAAGAGGGAACCGAAGGTTCGCTGTCAGGCGACGGCGATGGAGTCGATTGCGGCGGAGCGggaggagaagatggaattggTGAGTCGGCCGGAGCGTTCGACGGAGATGGAGGGAGGGAAATCGGGGATGGAGATGGCGGTGAAGGTGCATCGGCGCCGGGTTGCGGCGATGGAGTCGGGGAGGGCTCTGgcggagaggaagaagagacgGCGGTGCTGAATTGGACTAGGAGGAATGCGAGAAGCAGAGGCGAGAGGAGTTCGATGAACCTCGACATTGTTGACGGAGGAGGCGGCGTCGGCTCGAGgtgtttgtttcccgagaaaatgtAGATCTGATGGGAAAGTAAGCAGAGAGGAAGTTGAAA is a genomic window containing:
- the LOC137714315 gene encoding classical arabinogalactan protein 4-like; this translates as MSRFIELLSPLLLAFLLVQFSTAVSSSSPPEPSPTPSPQPGADAPSPPSPSPISLPPSPSNAPADSPIPSSPPAPPQSTPSPSPDSEPSVPSSAPSVPSDINHNNINADGDGEESSEGGMSTGKKAGIAFGVIVGVSLVGLGGFVYKKRQDNVRRSQYGYAARREIL